From the Naumovozyma dairenensis CBS 421 chromosome 10, complete genome genome, the window GAACAATTGGAAAGATTCCAATATGCTGTCTTTGGTATATCGGAAATTATTAGTGAAAATGTTATCGATAGGAAATTCATTGATggattgaaatatataacgAATTTGAAACTAAAAATCTTAGCAAAGAAACATGACacattgaatgaaaaattagttAATGACCTTCAACTGAACTATAGAGATAACACTTCTTCCATGGGTATCAATGACCTTGCGGAAGCTTTCATTGTCTTTATTGCAGAATTCGACCTGGAAAGTTCCATTGAAGCTTGTGACGCTATCAAGGAATTAAGATCAGATccaaagaataaaatttcaaaatatgatgaattagaaactatctcaaaatatattaaacaattgaaGGAATCATCGTCCTCGCAAGATGAAGTAGAAGTAACTCCTGAGGCTATTTAAGATGggaaaacaacaacaacattcTTATATAAATGTTTATATTACGcgctattattattaataatattattattcttgtaaataattaatgaatgaagaagaagaagaaaaatatcaattaaCTTAAATTATACAGGACTGGTTGTAATGCCATGGTATCATCATAGGAGACTTCCTGCCATTTTTCCAATGCATTGGAGATGTGTCGTTTCTTTAAATTAAACAGCGTTCTATCTATATACagacaataataaaatcacTCAATGGGGCGTACATCCAACCATGGTTATGTAAAAATAACTTATTCGAGGTTTAGTAAAGCAATGTTAGATGAAATTTACTTCTTGTAGATAGTTCAGGGATATAATAAGCAGCTAGTATAACAATGTGATATGGTGAAAACCTAAAGGATACTAAGATTGGTAACGTTAGCTTCAGTTGCAAAGTTCTTGAAAGGATCGTCAAGCTTGGCGTATCACCTACGTGAATAATACACTTTATTAGGAACCTGGTTATACTTGATCAGGGTATAACTACCATTCAGCTAACACTACCCCATCCTAAGTCTATTAACTTAGGTATGGTTTAAAGCAACTAAATCAACCTTACAAGCAATAAGTAACCTATGTATGCATAGAAAGATTAATAAAAACTGTTGCAAAATAGttccaaaataaataaatatataagataTATAATAGAGGGTGTTCCTAAAAGGGATCGTATATTCAAGGAAGCGAACTTGGGCTTGGTAAAGAATGATCTTTCAAGGATAGATCCTACAGAACCCTTTTCGGATACTATCTCAAAAACTAATCTTCGggaaaatataatagattatatataactGGATCAGATGACCTTTAATAATCATCCCAATCTTGTCATACTCTACTACTACACTATTCTCCTAATCTATCTCCCaggatttattatttagtCTTTTGCATTAAAACATTGAACCTTCATACTTGATTTTTGTCATTGCCCTGGAAATGTACATCCACATCCTTCTCATCATTGGGATCACAAAGGACTCGTAAAATATAAGGtaaattcatatataaatataactATAATATGAATGGCGGCTTGTTTCTGGCTTACCTACTATGAACGATacacaaaaaaatataaaatagCATCCTCCCTGGGAAACTCCTCAAGTAGCATAAGGTATTTTCCTACGAAAAcctttttatttgaattctcAAGTCTTTTCGAGAGGATTTCAAGAATAATCCATCTAATATATTTGGATCGGGCTCTTTTAATCACTTactttttccaattcttgTTTATCATTAACCATAATCAGTTGTCAATGAGGGACTTTCCTTATAGTATAGTTGAAAAAGCCACTACCCTTAATTATATGtctgatatttttcaactagtattttttctttcgGAATATAAGTAAGATATGAAATGACATAAACGCAATTATTGGAGAATAGATATAAAGTATATACAtattcaattcttcttaCTCATGGTAGTTTTTTCCATAACATTCTTCCTTTCTTTGTTACAAGTTGGTTTCCAATATTCTAAAACTTATTGGTGTACCTAGGTAATTAGTTTACTTGGGCAATGAATTATCcttttgattttttgaatatagtCTATACATTCAAACATTCTATAAATCTTATAGAATACAACCATATGTAGTAATTTAAACTAGCTGCCCAATAGCCACACATAGTATATGTAGACCAAAACAAGCCCTGTAATGCTATATCGGGTCTACATCTACATTTTCTCTCCCACCTGTGGCCAAACAAAAACTCACTGAGCAACGTGTAAACTCATCAATACCATACACAGATGCATTACTCAAATTAGCTCTACACATTACAAAGATAGTATATATGGAGCTGGTTCCCATATACTTATAGCTAGAATGTATAGTGTGGTGTGTAATCCACAACATCTGTTGACTCACTCTATCCGACTCATCTACatagatatatatgtatCGGAACTTGTTAGGACTGGTAGAAGGATATTTGAAGCAACCGAAAGCACTAATGTTTACTTATTTTGCTACCATCCTTGATTTTGTTCGTTATATAACTACAGTACTTCAGATTATTAATTTGTGCGTGGATGATATGCTTAGGCTTTTATAACTGATCTTCGTGATTACATCTTCCCATATTGAGAAGCCTTCCGTAGCCCGTCACCAGCTATCCAAGAAATAAAGAGCATCATTACCTACCCAGTTGAATTCAAGATATACCATATCAGCATATGTGACtacatttatatatttgatattgaGTTTTAGAAGTTACATGTGTTTTTTATGAATTTTgctttaatattttattataaagACTTGATTGCATTTAATACAGTACAgtatattaataatgagaCATTATGATTTTTGGTTGGAATTGCGATAGTGTTGTAGGGGTAAAATAAgacataataataataataataataatcagACAAAAAATGGGATGTATCGATGATgcaaatttttatttttatttctccATTTACACAGTTTCCAAAACTTCATCCTTGAAACCAGAAACCTTCTTACCCTTTTCTTCACCAGAAGCTTCACCATGTAAAGCCATCAAAGAACCTAAATCGAATTTTGGTTGTTTTAATAACTTAACTTTTCTAATGTGAACATTTTGTAATGGGAAGATATCCTTGGTAGcgttttcaatttccttgTTAATAACTTCTGGAATCAACTTAGAGGTCAATTGAGCTAAAGTACAGTTTTGAACTTCTCTGGTTAAGATTTCAGAAATAACCTTTCTGATAGCTCTAATATGAGAAGATTGAGCGTAAGCAGTTCTCTTGACTTGGTTAGCTTGCTTTCTAGTGAAGGCAATGGCGAAAACTCTCAAAACATAATCATCAGCAGTCTTGACAGTGACATTGGCTTCAATCAAAGTTTGCCATTTTCTAACCATAGATCTTAATTTATCAGTGGTGAAATCCATACCATGGAAGTTGGTCAATAAATTCTTACCTTGGACTTCATCAACTCTTAATTTAACCTTTCTGAAAGAGTGATCTTCAGAACCTTGTAAATCAGCAAGACAAACTTCAACAACTCTACCCTTTAAGGCATCAGCTGCACTCTTCAAACCAGTAGATTTGTTGACTAAAGTCTTACCAACGTTTCTGTTTTCAAAAGTGGATGGAGCTTTGATATCAAACCATTCCTTTCTGGTGAATGGATCAACgaccttcttcttcaaaccTTTCTTACCCTTGGATAGTCTCTTATTCTTACCAACAGCCATGATTACtggataatttttttgattggTCTATATAATCTTGTCgatcttttaaaaataaaatgtcACTAAAAAACACCTactttttaaataaatgtACTCAAAAATTCAAGGAATCCCCAATTTTCAAGATTTTGATACTATCTTTTACAATATCTTTACAGGCATCTGTCACTACGTAACTTTGGAAAATTCCCACTACAAAGCTCTAGGTAACGCAACGATCATGCCCTACGTACACATCGCAATGCTTTGCTTGAGTCTTGCAAATCTTGTTTATCATTAGGCTCAGAATGTTTCAGTTCAAGAACATCAGTTCGGACAGAAGCTCCAAGGGAAACATCCTGAGTCTAGAAGGAGATCCCTTCCATTTCTCGCGGTTCATGGGCAAAAAACCCCGCCCCCTCCGAAGATTTCGTGTCGGGCTTCGACAGCCTGGGCCCGTTTTCCCCGTTGAATAATGCGCCAGAGGAAACACTTgtgaaaaggaaaaaataaCGAATGACTTCAGGAATGTTTGGGTGCAATTTGGAATGTGCTGATGGTTAAACAGTCACAAATAAACCTAATGCtattcaaaacaaaacGCCATCGATGTTAAGATATGCATAGCGTCACGGAGGTACAGCAACTTCATTTACctaaataatattacaaaaaatacaTAGAAAAcatgattttttcttttgaataatataaataacaaATACAGTAATCTATAAGAATTGGATGAAAGACAGaggataataatttcagatagtaatagtagcaggaattctttttcttttaaaacTCGTGCAAAATTCCAAAGTATCCTTCCAATGAccttttcaaatcttgaAGTGGCATATGTATTTCAATATGCCTGATTTTACTTTTAAGATTCATTGACATAACACCTCCGTCAATTAGATCTTGAAGTACCCTAAACCAATGTATTGCTTGCAATATCTCTAGCGTTGGCTTGATGTTCTTGGGGAATAAACAGTCGATAAATTTCGCTATGAAAACGTTATCCTTATTATGTTCCATTAATAGGAGCGTTTCTTCAAGCACGTTCTTTGAAAATACTCGCATCGGTCCATTCTTTTttatgtaataataaagacCACAAAGAAATACCTTTCCAAGTAAAGatgtattattaatagtTTCGAGGAGTGAAGTAGCAACCATGGTATTGAGTGCCTGTAAAATATGATGCATATGAacttttttaatttgtttaCCACTTAGGTCATGTTCAATTGCCTCTTTTATGTTATTTGTCATGTCATCCTGTTCATCTCGAATAAAACCTTTTTTCTTAAGATAATCCAATTGAGCAAATTCAACAGCTTTTGAACAATATTCCAAAGCACTCCTCGTATCAGTACAAACAGCAGCAATATTTTCCGCACCAGATTCAATAGTTCTGTTACTAATTTTCAAACGAACTTTTAATAGTTTACTTTTATCTTCGTCAACATTACCATCTTCTCCAGATATTTTATCGataaattttatttgtCCTGTTTCAGTGTTTATAAAGAAACATGACTTATTAATACCTTTTAATTTGAATGctataattttttccacTTCTTGtctattatatttcatGAACGGAATCTTAGTCAGATCAATTCTTGAACAGACTTGCTTACCCAACAATCTCTCTGGTAAATCTATGGAAGAGCTGATTGCTATAACACAGACTTTTGCATTAATATAAGTAGtccaattgaaaaaattatacaGAACATTTTTGCCCttaataatcaaattatctaaatcaTCTAATGTTATTATGATTGGACGTTTTTTATTCTTAGGAACATGttggaaataatattctaaaGCTTCCAAAGCTGCTCCAGGAATTAATTCTTCGCCCGATATTTGTTCCCATAATTTTTGGTAAAATAATTCTGAATCTCCTATTGTCAATCCACTTAAATTAACTGTTTTGAAAATCGGTAATTCTGTTTGTTCACTGGAGATCCCAAGTTCTGTAATGACTGCATCCACTGTCTGCCTTCTACCTACACCAGGGTTCCCAACTATGTATAAGGCCTTCGATTCTCCTGATTCAATATAATGGAAAAGATTTGCATAAATGGAAGcatattgttgttttgcCACAGTAAGTGACGAGACagcattttcatcaaaaatattcacAATCGCCTGTTGCATTGCATCAATCGATTCAAGTGCttcttttggaattttggaaaataaagttTCTTCAGAGTCTTCTCTTGACGAGGATCTTAATCTGTTTTCTAAACCGGCGACATCTAAACCTGAATTTGTCGAAAAATCTGAAGCATCTATTGAGGTAGTGGTTTTGGCGTCTAATTTTTGTAGTAttttatcatatttttcttttactGCGTTGATATTTCTCTTTGCTTGTTCTGTTCGAGACAACGGTTTCTGATcagatattattgatggGGATTGATCAGATGATTTTTTGGCAgattttctcttttcatCATC encodes:
- the RPS1A gene encoding 40S ribosomal protein eS1 (similar to Saccharomyces cerevisiae RPS1A (YLR441C) and RPS1B (YML063W); ancestral locus Anc_4.325), which encodes MAVGKNKRLSKGKKGLKKKVVDPFTRKEWFDIKAPSTFENRNVGKTLVNKSTGLKSAADALKGRVVEVCLADLQGSEDHSFRKVKLRVDEVQGKNLLTNFHGMDFTTDKLRSMVRKWQTLIEANVTVKTADDYVLRVFAIAFTRKQANQVKRTAYAQSSHIRAIRKVISEILTREVQNCTLAQLTSKLIPEVINKEIENATKDIFPLQNVHIRKVKLLKQPKFDLGSLMALHGEASGEEKGKKVSGFKDEVLETV
- the SIR3 gene encoding chromatin-silencing protein SIR3 (similar to Saccharomyces cerevisiae SIR3 (YLR442C) and ORC1 (YML065W); ancestral locus Anc_4.327), whose amino-acid sequence is MAETQRDLQGWQVVTTDEHGNVVHDNRRRSRKRGVENVYLQRESDAVSFGRGDVVIMDDATTGTYSVYLVHELRLNTLNNVVELWAFSFLRWFELKPLLWYKQFDKELVEQNKPMEFYKQKFLKEVDKDELYLTAELSEIWLKDFIGVGNIVTQNEKFDPKFKMKHDVDFFVRYICEPTADHFAKIDIFKEIKRIKEMEPKQSEEHLKRISVPKTSRGATVVGSSRSKASSLQMSAPSSTTNKKVPMKESRVSPDITKEEKDEKKAVTKKEKPNRSEQIVKGMLQPKAIAPEKKRLEDPSSQPPPLQDEHLSRPSSREVTSLFYHDSDEEENSQPIPKLSKGTKPQVLDIGMDENDSSDYASAEDKTPAELADEKSEDKEEEEETQEEKEQDEEYSENEVETDESQGNGVTGHEFDLETIEGEKEEDHDDSEENISVPKRGNRNIAVDDEADVYSAGTKRKLTVETTDDEKRKSAKKSSDQSPSIISDQKPLSRTEQAKRNINAVKEKYDKILQKLDAKTTTSIDASDFSTNSGLDVAGLENRLRSSSREDSEETLFSKIPKEALESIDAMQQAIVNIFDENAVSSLTVAKQQYASIYANLFHYIESGESKALYIVGNPGVGRRQTVDAVITELGISSEQTELPIFKTVNLSGLTIGDSELFYQKLWEQISGEELIPGAALEALEYYFQHVPKNKKRPIIITLDDLDNLIIKGKNVLYNFFNWTTYINAKVCVIAISSSIDLPERLLGKQVCSRIDLTKIPFMKYNRQEVEKIIAFKLKGINKSCFFINTETGQIKFIDKISGEDGNVDEDKSKLLKVRLKISNRTIESGAENIAAVCTDTRSALEYCSKAVEFAQLDYLKKKGFIRDEQDDMTNNIKEAIEHDLSGKQIKKVHMHHILQALNTMVATSLLETINNTSLLGKVFLCGLYYYIKKNGPMRVFSKNVLEETLLLMEHNKDNVFIAKFIDCLFPKNIKPTLEILQAIHWFRVLQDLIDGGVMSMNLKSKIRHIEIHMPLQDLKRSLEGYFGILHEF